One stretch of Syntrophorhabdaceae bacterium DNA includes these proteins:
- a CDS encoding pentapeptide repeat-containing protein: MKEGKLVFVLCAVLCAVWFSSAPLRAFKAADRDKLLKTGQCQWCDLGKADLAGAKLKGADLSGANLSEAVLTGADLSKADLSSAYMHNSNLSDANLADAFFAGANLQGAKLSGADLTGADLSGATWTDGTKCDKGSIGKCNVPNLLGQYE; this comes from the coding sequence ATGAAAGAAGGAAAACTTGTATTCGTGTTATGTGCCGTTCTTTGCGCCGTCTGGTTTTCAAGCGCACCATTGCGAGCCTTCAAGGCGGCGGACAGGGACAAGCTCCTGAAAACGGGGCAGTGCCAATGGTGCGACCTTGGCAAAGCGGATTTGGCAGGCGCAAAATTGAAGGGAGCCGACCTCTCGGGGGCGAACCTCTCCGAGGCCGTCCTCACCGGCGCTGATCTCTCGAAGGCGGACCTGTCGAGCGCGTACATGCACAACTCGAACCTCTCCGACGCAAATCTGGCGGATGCCTTTTTCGCCGGTGCGAACCTGCAGGGAGCCAAATTGTCCGGCGCCGACCTCACCGGCGCGGACCTGTCGGGCGCTACCTGGACGGACGGGACCAAATGCGACAAGGGCTCGATAGGAAAATGCAATGTCCCCAATCTTCTCGGACAGTATGAATAG
- a CDS encoding CAP domain-containing protein gives MGRNWRGTSCMCGPFTTSQMRQLFQRGEINGKTQARYGTNTPWKSLEDVPMFAEINAEEESKQKQLQFLRKYGVAIALVVVIICVIVYKQECPSGYKNYPSREILGKDAIVDLTNKARALDHLPPLKENTLLVAIAESRADDMFKKQYFAHVSPDGQGASDVAQKVGYRYKILSENIGSGLFSTNQRVIDNWMQSPGHRKNILSPKIEDIGVAVVKGKMDGLETYIAVQIFGLQSPPVPQQTCIAPPQSLLAQIELKKNEITNLNDQIARLRRELDVEKDFIEAERGTRVGSEKGHNLEVKVNAYNEKSQWHNKVLAEVKAKSPILQSMVDEYNRALENYRHCSVSD, from the coding sequence ATGGGCCGCAACTGGCGCGGCACCAGCTGTATGTGTGGACCGTTTACGACCAGTCAGATGCGGCAACTGTTCCAGAGGGGCGAGATCAACGGCAAGACGCAAGCCCGGTATGGGACCAACACGCCCTGGAAGTCCTTAGAGGACGTGCCTATGTTTGCCGAAATCAACGCGGAAGAGGAATCCAAGCAGAAACAATTACAATTTCTCAGGAAGTATGGTGTGGCGATTGCTCTCGTGGTCGTCATCATTTGCGTTATTGTTTACAAACAAGAGTGTCCATCCGGTTATAAAAACTACCCGTCTCGAGAAATCCTCGGCAAAGATGCCATCGTCGACCTTACCAACAAAGCCCGCGCGCTCGACCACCTTCCCCCTTTGAAAGAAAACACGCTCCTCGTTGCAATCGCGGAGTCAAGAGCCGATGACATGTTTAAGAAACAGTATTTTGCACATGTCTCCCCCGACGGTCAAGGGGCCTCCGATGTTGCGCAGAAAGTAGGATATCGGTATAAGATCTTATCTGAAAATATCGGCAGCGGTTTGTTTTCCACCAACCAGAGGGTCATTGATAATTGGATGCAGAGTCCGGGACACAGGAAGAATATCCTCTCGCCGAAGATCGAAGACATTGGTGTTGCGGTGGTGAAGGGAAAGATGGATGGGCTGGAAACCTACATAGCAGTTCAGATTTTCGGGCTTCAATCGCCGCCGGTTCCGCAGCAGACATGTATCGCTCCCCCCCAAAGTCTTCTGGCCCAAATCGAACTCAAGAAAAACGAAATAACCAATTTGAATGACCAGATTGCCAGGCTGAGACGAGAGCTCGATGTGGAAAAAGACTTCATTGAAGCTGAGAGAGGCACGCGGGTCGGCTCAGAGAAAGGCCATAACCTAGAGGTCAAGGTCAACGCCTATAACGAGAAAAGCCAGTGGCACAACAAAGTCTTAGCCGAAGTTAAGGCCAAATCTCCCATCCTCCAATCTATGGTTGATGAATACAATAGGGCCCTGGAAAATTATCGTCATTGCAGCGTATCAGATTAA
- a CDS encoding heme-binding protein, translated as MKKSIGLTALGIAVGGALAAKSYVRRPGKSDSGLPDHASLTSALKSVVKVGDPKANGGLALNMWAAIVGRDGLVHAVTFTGDHFGDQWPGSRVIAAQKANTANAFSLPALALSTANIYAGTQPGGFLYGIQFSNPVNPAVAYAGDADRFGQERDPMVGKVLGGICVFGGGLALYNSEGRIVGALGVSGDTSCADHNIAWKLRHALGLDYVPAGVNKNSSNPQGDDNAIYDVTDGKSVSGYGHADCGLGEKAIAEAFKTTCPVRIPKAHRPPGENAALL; from the coding sequence ATGAAAAAATCGATAGGATTGACCGCACTTGGCATTGCCGTTGGAGGGGCTTTGGCGGCAAAGTCTTACGTGAGACGGCCGGGAAAGAGTGATTCCGGGCTTCCCGATCACGCTTCGCTGACCTCGGCGTTAAAAAGTGTCGTAAAGGTTGGAGACCCGAAGGCGAACGGAGGATTGGCGCTCAATATGTGGGCGGCGATCGTGGGTCGGGATGGATTGGTACATGCCGTGACCTTTACGGGCGATCACTTCGGCGATCAATGGCCGGGCAGCAGAGTAATCGCGGCACAGAAGGCGAACACCGCCAATGCCTTCAGCCTCCCGGCTCTTGCCTTGTCTACCGCCAATATCTATGCGGGCACCCAGCCCGGCGGATTTCTCTATGGCATTCAGTTCAGCAATCCCGTGAATCCTGCAGTAGCGTATGCAGGCGATGCAGACCGTTTCGGGCAGGAAAGAGACCCGATGGTCGGGAAGGTCCTCGGCGGCATTTGCGTCTTCGGTGGAGGCCTGGCCCTTTACAACTCCGAAGGACGGATCGTAGGAGCCCTTGGGGTGAGCGGAGACACCTCGTGCGCCGATCATAATATCGCCTGGAAGTTGCGCCACGCCCTCGGCCTCGATTATGTCCCGGCGGGGGTAAATAAAAACAGCTCCAACCCGCAAGGCGACGACAACGCGATCTATGATGTGACGGACGGCAAGAGCGTGAGCGGCTATGGCCATGCCGACTGTGGCCTTGGAGAAAAAGCGATCGCCGAAGCGTTCAAAACGACATGTCCCGTGAGGATTCCGAAGGCTCACCGGCCACCAGGCGAAAATGCAGCCCTGTTATAG
- a CDS encoding DNA/RNA helicase domain-containing protein, translated as MKRSFPEWTIYLSSKLTDHEYTQGRPLFDDGDMASGRIFIDDDLHLSVSVRSFRSENVAAFVKSMLDVDEPTATRLYETLIKTYPIYLTRDLSKAKEWLRSIARGSERYGVVASSGALRLKPYGFNVKASIEPKNWFLNDKNDIRSSYYMEDVASEFDIQGLELDWTCVAWDADLRFNGNDWILKSFRGTSWQDVNDADARYYLKNAYRVLLTRARQGMVIFIPHGDGIDPTRHPDFYDKTYEYLLSVGIRELARNEDGRH; from the coding sequence TTGAAACGGTCCTTTCCTGAATGGACTATTTACTTGTCAAGCAAACTTACCGATCACGAATACACGCAAGGTCGCCCGCTTTTCGACGATGGCGACATGGCATCTGGAAGAATCTTTATAGACGATGACCTTCATTTATCGGTGTCTGTAAGATCGTTCAGATCGGAAAATGTTGCGGCATTTGTGAAATCAATGCTTGATGTAGATGAGCCCACGGCAACCAGATTATACGAAACCCTTATCAAAACTTACCCGATATATTTGACTCGTGATTTATCTAAAGCAAAAGAGTGGTTACGCTCAATAGCACGTGGTTCCGAACGGTATGGAGTAGTTGCATCCTCGGGAGCCCTGAGACTTAAGCCTTATGGCTTCAATGTCAAAGCCTCTATCGAGCCCAAGAATTGGTTCCTTAATGACAAAAACGACATTAGATCTTCCTATTACATGGAGGACGTAGCTTCGGAGTTTGATATACAAGGTTTAGAGCTTGATTGGACTTGTGTGGCATGGGACGCTGATTTGCGTTTTAATGGAAACGACTGGATTCTTAAGTCATTTCGGGGCACTTCGTGGCAAGACGTTAATGATGCCGATGCCAGGTATTATTTGAAGAATGCATACCGAGTCCTACTTACCAGAGCGCGCCAAGGAATGGTGATATTTATCCCACATGGAGATGGGATAGACCCAACGAGGCATCCTGATTTCTACGATAAGACATATGAATACTTGCTCTCGGTCGGAATTCGGGAATTGGCGCGCAATGAGGACGGGCGTCACTAA